The Neodiprion lecontei isolate iyNeoLeco1 chromosome 2, iyNeoLeco1.1, whole genome shotgun sequence genome segment TTTTGCTTTCCGTCGGTATAATCttcaaaaattgatcgaaTAACGTTATTTATTAGTCGTTTATTCGCTTCAACGATGAAAGCGCACTTCGAGTCTGTTCAAACTTCAACAAAAATACTGCCCTTCCAAAATTCGTTACTTCGTTAATGCGTTGAGGGTCAATGATAAGATTTCCGACCGTCTTAACCATTTATAATAAAAGGTTAAAACCGGACAATTTTACAAACCAATTTATATATCGAAGATTGAATGGACACTGGTCAGCGCTGCGATCTTGCCACCTTCACAATCAAAATGACTCATACGTCACCACGgatttggataaaaataatcactgATGTGTAATGAAGGAAGATCTGCGAATATTAATCGCATGGCAGGATGTAAAATTTTACGCGCTATCACGTGGAAATAATACGTATGCCTGGTAACTTGAGTTGATCACGTGAAACATTTCGGAAATTGAGTGGAATCTTTATTTCTGGATGACGATTTACACAGCTGTGCAACATAAAAGAATATTTTGCTAAATTCAACAGCGTTGCCTAATTCATCGTTGATTACAGATTGAGATGATAACGATTTCGAACGAGCGcgatttcgaaataattttaccgTCTGCAAATTAAGAGTATATTTATCTTAGGGAACTAGGAAGCGAAAAGAATggaaatgtttaatttttttccttattctgTTACTACGATCTCTTCCAAATATTTTAGCGTAAGACAAACTGAAAAATTCGCAATATTGGGCTCAGGGGGACTAGAAAGCCTTTGACGACTGAAAACGTGGTAAAAAGTGAATTCGCCTTTGTAAACTACTGAAAAAACatgagcaattttttttgatattcctaaatctttttttttttaatgaagaTATCAACCTCTTCTAGAAAGTGAACCAAGGtttgtgtgaaaaaatgaaaattattattgttgttgttacaataaatatcattcgtttttcaatgtttttcaaattttagctacgtttttttaattttcatgttttctcaaaaatttcagctTCAGTCTGCAAAGGAACATCCCCCGAAGAGAATGAAGCTTGAAAATTGCCGAAAACTCCTACCGTTCAGCGCATGAGACACGTGGTCTTCTTTATCCGCCCGTACTTCCcttgaatatttatatttttcaaactttaacCACTAAATTTTATAACCAAAACTTCAATAAAAcgttttaaaaaagaaattgtacgTATGTTGGTTCAGTTCTTCACAAATGccatttgaattttatctCATTTCCGGCTTATTTGCGCTTCCTAGTCCCTTTGAATCaatggtttgtttttttttttttgttttttttttgtttttttacttcacCGTTAGTGTTCAGAAACGAAGTGAGAACTACTTTGCATATGCATTTTCGACCATATTGTATCTTTACAACGATTGATTTTGTAAGAAGAATGAAGATTGAATTGGACTGAAAGGACCAATctggtaaaaaatatattgcggCAGATAACAATTAGAATGAAAACTTATATGCAACTTATATGTAACACAGGGTCTTGCCGGaaactatttttgaaaatctttgttTGCAAAACAAACATAGTTTTCAAAGTCAGAATATGTTGAAACACAAGCAAGTGTGTTCTATAGTATGGTGATTAAGAAAAATCGACtactttttttcaagtttacacaATTAATAGTAACAGTGAAGTGACATAAAATGTCTGtcaaaataacaaattaaCCCTGAATTCATTCAACGTGGAAAAAAGGTTATTTGTTAATTCTGAATTTAATAACTCGCCAACGGACGAACACACAGAAAGACCGAAGACATAGTACTTTGGAGGATTGAACCCTCTACAAAATGGATCCCCAGTCGCCATGTGATAAATCTACGCGTTCAAATGTTATTCAATGTCAAACTTAaacttgtataaaatttcaaattttttgagagCAAAACTGTCAGACTTACCACAAAATGCCGGAGGACCATTTCTGTAGAAGGCCTTGCTAGGCTGTAAAAAACAACTTAATACAAATCGGCGTTATCGATTTATTTTGTACGTGCACTCGTATGcgagttataaaattcagAATTATCAATCAAAATTTCGCCTATGTCAAATgtatgggaaatagaaaattgaaatgccGAATCTATAACTATTTTAACAGGCTTCTTTCATCTTATTTTACCACACTGCAGTTATTGAATTTGCGAATTTGGTGTGACAGCGCAATCACAATCATGGCTACATACGTGGCTTTCATGTATAAGCAAGCATTGAAATTATTGGTAAATCGTTTTCGTCCGAAAAATGGCGTAGATTCCAAAACTGGGGTTGGGTGTGCGGCTTAACGGATCGCTGCGCTTGAAACCAATAAAAGGTAATCGATAATTGCACATGTTAAACTTATATAATGATTATAGAGCCGAATGGGATGTAAAAGACCTTGACGTCGAGTAGTATAAATAGCCCCTGTTCTAAGGGGAGCATCAGATTCACATCCAGCATCGTGAGTGAAGAATCTGGAAGATTTTGTGACAGCAAACTACCTCAACGTGAGTATTGGATTTTCGAGGAAAACCAGTTGCATCTCATGACGCAAAAAAGTCAGTCATTTTTACTCACAAATGCATCTCGGAACCAAACTAATCGACATTTAAACGCGGCCACTTTGACCAAAGTTCAACTATTAGAACAGTTGTGCTGATCATTGTTACactacgtacatacgtatataattcACTTGACCTGCAGCACCTTATagctttgtaaatttttttttagataaaaCGATGACGTAAATCTCTATGCACAAAAAGATCAGGGAAAACTCGCGAAGATGGCGGTTTTAAGACGCGACGACGACTCTACGAAGTTAGCCTTTTAAAGTCCCTTTCTTCATATCGTTCCCAAGTTTTcatgataaatttatatttgaatttggaaaaaaattcattttcaaaggGAACAAAGTCAGTAAAATGGAAGAAAGAACGGTCGAAATTGTCTATTTAGGGCAGTATCGTACTGCTTGTTTAATACGCAAGAGAAACACGCAGAGGTAGGAGAAAGTATTGTTTCGTAAGCTACGCAAAATTGATGAGAATATGAAGATCCGGTGATGAATCGCATCGGGTATCGATCCAATCTTCTGCTAATTATAAGCGTTACATGAGTACAAATGGAACAGACCCCGTTGAAGCTTTATATTGACCGTAGAAAAGTATGTTCCTCGGAAACGAGCAAAACGAGCGACGAGGCCGGTTAGtcttagaaaataaaatttaataccaATTATAAGATTTACTCAATCCATcctatttttcgaaattaggAACTCCGCTCTTCATCATGACGCTTCAGTTTTCCCGTATTTGGAGAATACTGCCCATTTTCTTGGCATGCGTGGCATGGTCTTCAGCTGCAGCAGATCTCGAAACCATTTACGAATGGAAATACATCGACTACGTTTGGGAAAGCGACGCGGAAAAAGAAGCCGCTGTTGCCAATGAAACATACGACTACACTAACATCGTAGTGGTCGATGTTCAATCACTGCCTGGTACTTCAATTATGCTtcttacgaaaaatatttgcaatcgAGTATGAAGCTGCTTCGGAAATGCTCTATTTGCATCATTTTAATGATATTTGGCTTTGCAGACGATCGTGTGATTGTGACGACTCCAAGGTACAAGAATAACCCCGCTACCTTATCGGTGATTTCGTCTCAATCCGCGGACAATGGTCCACTGCTGCAACCTTATCCCAGCTGGTCATGGAATAACGCTGACGACTGCTCAGGTTTCACGAGCGTCAACAGAGTTTACGTGAGTATATGAGAAAATTCTAGaggaattgaattatttactgTGGTACACTTACCGTCCGATTATTGCAGCTCGACCAGTGCAACAGACTTTGGCTTGTAGACTCCGGAAAAATCGGAAACGAGCAGGTTTGCAGTGCCAAAATTTTCGGGTTTGACCCGAGCACAGACGAAATGTTGTACAACATGACGATCCCCGATAACATAAGCCATAATCCAACCAACACCAGCCAAGGGCGACTCGAATTGCAGGTTGTTGAAACAACTGGGGACAACTGTGAAAATACTTGGGTCAGTAAATTGTATGTTACTGcagattcaaattttgaacttCCAGGCTTCCTCCTTAGTGAAGCTATCTTACAATGTATTCATCAAGTCATAAAGCCTttcatttgacattttttcgtTCACAGCTTTACATATCGGACTTGGAGGGCTACGGGCTTCTCATTTCCAATCTAACGGCCACATGGCGGCTCCAAGATAAGATCTTCGAGCCGGATTATTCGGATGCAAGTGCAACGAACTTCACCTCATGCGATGAGTCTGTAGATATGTATCTCGGACCTTCGGGCCTTCTAATTTTTCCTCCTGGATTCGTGGAGGATGGAAATTACTTGATTTTCAAGCCCATGTCAAAAATAAAGTCGTACACCGTGAACGTTGACGAATTGCACAACTCCTGGACCGGAAGTGAACTCTCCTTCTACCTTTCGACTTACACACCGCCGAGTCAGGAACCCGCGAAAACTTACACAAAGGAGGGTCTCTTGTTCGCTAATTTCATCTCTGCCAATGCCATTGGATGCTGGCATCTGGAACACCCTCTGGCAGACGCCAATGTCGTAAGTAACATCGAGATCTCTGAATCAAAATAATGATGAAGTTACGTGAATTCTATCAAACCAATTCTCAGTTACACAATATTGACGAATTAATTGTCTGAAGAAGCTTCCTGAGAGCAATTTCATAAACCTCGTGAACAAACTTCAAGCGATATCTGTATTTCAATCGATAACGTTTCAGTGATCTCTAAAATTGTACTACAGCGTGTGATTTTGGACTTTTCCAGGCGGAGTTGACGCAAGATGACGAAAGGCTGCAGTTCGTTTtcagtttgaaaatgaaacatttcaCAAACGGTACCCAAGAACTCTGGGTCATGTCAAATCGCTTGCAAAAGTTCATACTCGGAACTGTCGATTTTACTGACGTCAACATCAGAATTATGACCGTGGAGCCGTATGCCTACGTTGAAGGCACAGTGTGCGAACCAGAGTCGTATGAAGTAGTTGACACTATCTTCGAGAAGAACTACACGCTTTACGAACAGAGCGCCTGCCTGTACACACCTTCATAACCTGGGAAGTGTTTGATACGTCTAATATACTTTGCAAtaacgattttcaatttcatacgTATATCTAACTTGTCTTCGATTATGTAAGCATAGATTCATACGTAATAAACTTATTCAGCAATCAAATTCTTTATCAATGTGATTATCTTGTACCTACTGATTCTATATCCCCCATTCCTCAATGCTTTCGAGTTCTTTTCTCTTAATTGCATGAGATTTTTATCGTTAGTCTGGGGTAAATAGACTCAAGGATTCACCTTAGATTCGGCGTTCAATTATGTTACAAGTTGGttaattttaaagaaatattATCAAAGTCCGGTTTCTGACAAATGAATCGGATACGAGTTTTTCGAATATTAGCGTTTATATACGCTTAAGTTATGACAAAACGAAGTCGTGCGAAAGCGTGTTCTCTAGATTGGAAGTTTTTGGTGGGGACAATCCGATTGATTACCTTCTCCAGCTGGCGATAAACTGCCAAACGTTCACATCCGATTCTCACCTACCACTCGTGATTTCC includes the following:
- the LOC107220269 gene encoding major royal jelly protein 1 isoform X1, whose translation is MEQTPLKLYIDRRKVCSSETSKTSDEAGTPLFIMTLQFSRIWRILPIFLACVAWSSAAADLETIYEWKYIDYVWESDAEKEAAVANETYDYTNIVVVDVQSLPDDRVIVTTPRYKNNPATLSVISSQSADNGPLLQPYPSWSWNNADDCSGFTSVNRVYLDQCNRLWLVDSGKIGNEQVCSAKIFGFDPSTDEMLYNMTIPDNISHNPTNTSQGRLELQVVETTGDNCENTWLYISDLEGYGLLISNLTATWRLQDKIFEPDYSDASATNFTSCDESVDMYLGPSGLLIFPPGFVEDGNYLIFKPMSKIKSYTVNVDELHNSWTGSELSFYLSTYTPPSQEPAKTYTKEGLLFANFISANAIGCWHLEHPLADANVAELTQDDERLQFVFSLKMKHFTNGTQELWVMSNRLQKFILGTVDFTDVNIRIMTVEPYAYVEGTVCEPESYEVVDTIFEKNYTLYEQSACLYTPS
- the LOC107220269 gene encoding major royal jelly protein 1 isoform X2, with product MTLQFSRIWRILPIFLACVAWSSAAADLETIYEWKYIDYVWESDAEKEAAVANETYDYTNIVVVDVQSLPDDRVIVTTPRYKNNPATLSVISSQSADNGPLLQPYPSWSWNNADDCSGFTSVNRVYLDQCNRLWLVDSGKIGNEQVCSAKIFGFDPSTDEMLYNMTIPDNISHNPTNTSQGRLELQVVETTGDNCENTWLYISDLEGYGLLISNLTATWRLQDKIFEPDYSDASATNFTSCDESVDMYLGPSGLLIFPPGFVEDGNYLIFKPMSKIKSYTVNVDELHNSWTGSELSFYLSTYTPPSQEPAKTYTKEGLLFANFISANAIGCWHLEHPLADANVAELTQDDERLQFVFSLKMKHFTNGTQELWVMSNRLQKFILGTVDFTDVNIRIMTVEPYAYVEGTVCEPESYEVVDTIFEKNYTLYEQSACLYTPS